From a region of the Dehalococcoidia bacterium genome:
- a CDS encoding GNAT family N-acetyltransferase: protein MIRDATPDDIPSIAALIRALAEYERLAHEAVFDEDELRAYLFGERRYAEVILAEHAGDVVGFALFFHNFSTFLGKPGIYLEDLFVRPEHRGGGHGKALLSRLAQIAVQRGCGRLEWSALDWNEPSIAFYRSLGAVAMDDWTVYRLTDAALSALATAAD, encoded by the coding sequence ATGATCCGTGATGCCACACCCGACGATATCCCGTCGATCGCGGCGCTGATCCGCGCCCTCGCCGAGTACGAACGCCTCGCGCATGAAGCCGTGTTCGATGAAGACGAGTTGCGCGCGTACCTCTTCGGCGAGCGGCGGTACGCCGAGGTTATCCTCGCCGAGCACGCCGGCGATGTCGTGGGGTTCGCGCTGTTCTTCCACAACTTCTCGACGTTTCTCGGCAAGCCCGGCATCTACCTCGAAGACCTGTTCGTGCGCCCCGAGCATCGCGGGGGCGGCCACGGCAAGGCGCTGCTGTCGCGTCTCGCGCAGATCGCGGTCCAGCGCGGATGCGGGCGCCTCGAGTGGTCCGCACTCGACTGGAACGAGCCTTCGATCGCGTTCTATCGGTCGCTCGGCGCCGTCGCGATGGACGACTGGACGGTTTACC
- a CDS encoding alpha/beta hydrolase — MAYARVNGVDLYYEEHGEGPPLIFAHGLMGSTELGRAFGENIEAIAERGVRVIAYDARGHGRSGHTTRRRDYRWSSLAEDMLGVMHARGLERASVYGASMGAGTALVLALAHPAAVDKLILRAPPPMGEGAGEARKLFGTLATMYQFLGPRLTSAMLMRMPQVRAADAATPGVSLRAFFASQRRERVVPAIRGVLFDERLPVDRFSEIAHQALVLTHPGDPIHPEASGRMLYEAMPHARLAAAPTRGYWQENPDALSHAIAAFVRGEPIARGLPQKVRHEQVPVDRDGRLEVGG; from the coding sequence ATGGCGTACGCGCGCGTGAACGGCGTCGATCTGTACTACGAGGAGCACGGCGAAGGGCCGCCGCTGATCTTCGCGCACGGGCTGATGGGCAGCACGGAGCTGGGGCGGGCGTTCGGCGAGAATATCGAGGCGATCGCTGAGCGCGGCGTGCGCGTCATAGCCTACGATGCGCGCGGCCACGGCCGCTCGGGGCACACGACGCGGCGGCGTGACTATCGATGGTCGTCGCTCGCGGAGGACATGCTGGGCGTGATGCACGCGCGCGGGCTGGAACGCGCGAGCGTGTACGGCGCGTCGATGGGGGCGGGCACGGCGTTGGTGCTGGCGCTCGCGCATCCGGCGGCGGTCGACAAGCTCATCCTGCGCGCGCCGCCGCCGATGGGCGAAGGAGCGGGCGAAGCGCGGAAGCTCTTCGGGACGCTGGCGACGATGTACCAGTTCCTGGGGCCGCGGCTGACGTCGGCGATGCTGATGCGGATGCCGCAGGTGCGGGCAGCGGACGCGGCGACGCCGGGCGTCAGCCTGCGAGCGTTCTTCGCATCGCAGCGGCGCGAGCGCGTCGTGCCGGCGATCCGCGGCGTGCTGTTCGACGAGCGCCTGCCCGTCGACAGGTTTTCGGAGATCGCACACCAGGCGCTGGTGCTGACGCACCCCGGCGATCCGATCCACCCTGAGGCTTCCGGGCGCATGCTGTACGAGGCTATGCCGCACGCACGCCTGGCCGCGGCGCCAACACGCGGGTACTGGCAAGAGAACCCCGACGCGCTCTCGCACGCGATTGCGGCGTTCGTGCGCGGCGAGCCGATCGCGCGGGGGTTGCCGCAGAAGGTGCGGCACGAGCAAGTGCCGGTCGACCGGGATGGTCGGCTGGAGGTTGGCGGCTAG
- a CDS encoding complex I NDUFA9 subunit family protein has translation MILISGGTGFVGSAIVKELLRRDQPVAVLGRDDEKIRKKFGHDVEAREGDVREPQSLVAAMQGVDTVVNAVQFPNSPIENRRKGWTFEDIDLKGTRNQVDAAKTAGVKRFVYVSGAGADKDADKHWFRYKWEAEAYVRGSGLEWVIVRPTWVFGPDDVSLNRFLGFAKLLPFVPMFGDGKQSMQPVFIDDAGRVVADAALKPEAAGQVFELGGPEVMSMNDVVKTALDVQGKKRRLLHQPVIVGKTLGRFASVLPGPPLSADAIDFITEPAVADTSNLEAVLKPRLTPLREGLESYLR, from the coding sequence ATGATCCTGATATCTGGCGGCACAGGATTCGTGGGCTCGGCGATCGTCAAGGAACTGCTGCGCCGGGACCAGCCGGTGGCGGTACTGGGCCGCGACGATGAGAAGATCCGCAAGAAGTTCGGCCATGACGTCGAGGCGCGCGAGGGCGACGTGCGCGAGCCCCAGTCGCTCGTCGCGGCGATGCAGGGCGTCGATACGGTCGTCAATGCCGTGCAGTTTCCGAATTCGCCGATCGAGAACCGGCGCAAGGGCTGGACGTTCGAGGACATCGACCTGAAGGGCACGCGCAACCAGGTGGACGCCGCGAAGACGGCCGGCGTCAAGCGCTTCGTGTACGTGAGCGGCGCCGGCGCGGACAAGGACGCCGACAAACACTGGTTTCGCTACAAGTGGGAGGCCGAGGCGTACGTACGCGGCAGCGGCCTCGAGTGGGTGATCGTGCGGCCGACGTGGGTCTTCGGGCCGGACGACGTGTCGCTCAATCGCTTTCTCGGCTTCGCGAAGCTGCTGCCGTTCGTGCCGATGTTCGGCGACGGGAAGCAGTCGATGCAGCCGGTATTCATCGACGACGCCGGCCGCGTGGTGGCGGACGCCGCGCTGAAGCCCGAGGCGGCAGGTCAGGTCTTCGAGCTGGGCGGCCCGGAGGTGATGTCGATGAACGACGTCGTCAAGACGGCGCTCGACGTGCAGGGCAAGAAGCGACGGCTGCTGCACCAGCCGGTGATCGTCGGCAAGACGCTCGGGCGATTCGCGTCGGTGTTGCCCGGGCCGCCGCTGAGCGCGGACGCGATCGACTTCATCACGGAGCCTGCGGTGGCGGACACGTCGAACCTGGAGGCGGTGCTGAAGCCGCGACTGACGCCGCTGCGGGAGGGGCTGGAGAGCTACCTGCGGTAG
- a CDS encoding MFS transporter, whose product MRQLLLDARFRQYAIAKLLQLAGQNALIYGLFILVIEKQESSLSTSLFVLCSVLPSVLLSIPGGVVADATPRKMTILLMLVARLAIILMFIRFDVSLPLVLGLTLLIWAIYQFYSPAENAALIAVTPPGMMVQSNAVMYIVSLIAQLGGAGFIAPLALKTFDASGLFVVTLLLVFGGLFMFAGIRNLSPAEPPKHREGLLRSFSFGLRYFRADPLATRAMLQFVLLSSATTMVIVAVPRYLEDVLSTGVINAVYIFSPGAIGVAFGLAVAPLMTRLLGGPTVTLLGFIAFAGALAALAAVDPLSEAMREWAYFEWARETFNVNLPVATTMVIVPFGGLGIALVNVSSRALIYERAETARLGQIFATKSAIGSVASIIPTLTAGVLVDRVDVRYFLGAIAALLIASLIPLLSYGRSRARIPAELLMQEVSASESP is encoded by the coding sequence ATGCGCCAGCTCCTGCTCGATGCACGCTTCCGCCAGTACGCGATCGCCAAGCTGCTCCAGCTCGCCGGCCAGAACGCGCTGATCTACGGCCTGTTCATCCTTGTCATCGAGAAGCAGGAGTCATCGCTCAGCACCTCGCTCTTCGTCCTCTGCTCCGTGCTGCCGTCCGTGCTGCTCAGCATCCCCGGCGGCGTCGTCGCGGACGCGACGCCCCGCAAGATGACGATCCTGCTCATGCTCGTCGCGCGGCTTGCCATCATCCTCATGTTCATCCGCTTCGACGTCAGCCTGCCACTCGTGCTCGGCCTGACGCTCTTGATCTGGGCGATCTACCAGTTCTACTCGCCCGCCGAGAACGCCGCGCTCATCGCCGTCACACCGCCCGGCATGATGGTGCAGTCGAACGCCGTGATGTACATCGTCAGCCTGATCGCGCAACTCGGCGGCGCCGGCTTCATCGCCCCCCTGGCGCTGAAGACGTTCGACGCCAGCGGCCTCTTCGTCGTCACGTTGCTGCTCGTGTTCGGCGGCCTCTTCATGTTCGCGGGCATCCGAAACCTGTCCCCCGCCGAGCCGCCCAAGCACCGCGAAGGGCTCCTTCGGTCGTTCTCGTTCGGCCTCCGCTACTTCCGCGCCGACCCGCTGGCCACGCGCGCGATGCTCCAGTTCGTGCTCCTCAGCTCCGCCACGACGATGGTCATCGTGGCGGTGCCGCGGTACCTGGAAGACGTGCTCTCGACCGGCGTCATCAACGCCGTCTACATCTTCTCGCCTGGCGCGATCGGCGTGGCGTTCGGGCTCGCCGTGGCGCCGCTCATGACGCGCCTTCTCGGCGGCCCGACGGTCACCCTGCTGGGGTTCATCGCGTTTGCGGGCGCGCTCGCCGCCCTCGCGGCCGTCGACCCGCTATCGGAAGCGATGCGAGAGTGGGCGTACTTCGAATGGGCGCGCGAGACCTTCAACGTCAACCTGCCCGTCGCCACGACGATGGTCATCGTGCCGTTCGGCGGCCTCGGCATCGCGCTCGTGAACGTGTCATCGCGCGCGCTGATCTACGAACGTGCCGAGACCGCGCGCCTCGGCCAGATCTTCGCGACGAAGTCGGCGATTGGCAGCGTGGCCTCGATCATCCCGACGCTCACCGCCGGCGTCCTCGTCGACCGCGTCGATGTGCGATATTTCCTCGGCGCGATCGCGGCGCTGCTGATCGCATCGCTGATCCCGCTGCTGAGCTACGGCCGCAGCCGCGCCCGCATCCCCGCCGAACTGCTGATGCAAGAAGTCAGCGCGTCAGAATCGCCATAG
- a CDS encoding inositol-3-phosphate synthase, translated as MATKTARKTSAKTAASANGRSKGKINVAIIGVGNCASSLVQGRYFYQDAGEGQLIPGLMHPTLGGYHISDINFVAAIDIDANKVGKDLSEAVFETPNNTFKFSDVPHQGVRVSRGMTHDGLGKYLSQVITKSRGGTEDIVKLLKDTETDVVVSYLPVGSEEATKWYVEQVLAAGCGFVNCIPVFIARDHYGYWPKRFQEAGLPIIGDDIKSQVGATIVHRMLTRLFRERGVRVDRTYQLNFGGNTDFLNMLERERLESKKISKTSAVTSMLDYELPESDVHVGPSDHVPWLLDRKWCYIRMEGTTFGDVPLNAELKLEVWDSPNSAGVVIDAIRCCKLALDRGLGGPLIGPSAYFMKSPPQQFPDDVAHDMVEEFIAG; from the coding sequence ATGGCAACGAAGACCGCCCGCAAGACGAGCGCAAAGACGGCCGCATCGGCGAACGGACGCTCGAAGGGCAAGATCAACGTCGCGATCATCGGCGTCGGCAACTGCGCGTCATCGCTGGTGCAGGGCCGGTACTTCTACCAGGATGCCGGGGAAGGCCAGTTGATCCCTGGCCTGATGCACCCCACGCTCGGCGGCTATCACATCAGCGACATCAACTTCGTCGCCGCGATCGACATCGACGCGAACAAAGTCGGCAAGGATCTGAGCGAAGCGGTGTTCGAAACGCCGAACAACACGTTCAAGTTCTCGGACGTGCCGCACCAGGGCGTGCGCGTCTCGCGCGGCATGACGCACGACGGTCTCGGCAAGTATCTCTCGCAGGTGATCACGAAGTCGCGCGGCGGCACGGAAGACATCGTCAAGTTGCTGAAGGACACCGAGACGGACGTCGTCGTCAGCTATCTGCCGGTGGGTTCGGAGGAAGCCACCAAGTGGTACGTGGAGCAGGTGCTGGCGGCCGGGTGCGGCTTCGTCAACTGCATCCCGGTCTTCATCGCACGGGACCACTATGGGTACTGGCCGAAGCGCTTCCAGGAAGCGGGCCTGCCGATCATCGGCGACGACATCAAGTCGCAGGTGGGCGCGACGATCGTGCACCGGATGCTGACGCGGCTCTTCCGCGAGCGCGGCGTGCGCGTCGACCGGACGTACCAGTTGAACTTCGGGGGCAACACGGACTTCCTGAACATGCTGGAGCGGGAGCGGCTGGAGTCGAAGAAAATCTCTAAGACGAGCGCCGTCACATCCATGCTGGATTACGAATTGCCGGAGTCGGACGTCCACGTCGGCCCTTCTGACCACGTGCCGTGGCTGCTGGACCGCAAATGGTGCTACATTCGGATGGAAGGCACGACCTTCGGCGATGTGCCGCTGAACGCGGAACTGAAGCTGGAGGTGTGGGACAGCCCGAACTCCGCAGGCGTGGTGATCGATGCGATCCGGTGCTGCAAGCTGGCGCTGGACCGCGGTCTGGGCGGGCCGCTGATTGGCCCATCGGCGTACTTCATGAAGTCGCCGCCGCAGCAGTTCCCGGACGACGTGGCCCACGACATGGTGGAGGAGTTCATAGCAGGGTGA
- a CDS encoding lysophospholipid acyltransferase family protein: protein MALIPRPRLWKYYLMVAVIQTIGRLPLGWRYGIARFVSDRLYNRRRSIRENTRSNVRHVLGPDATEDEVNRIARQCTRNAGRYYADVIGMHRMDVRRFYENDLVLEGVDYVREAQAAGRGVVLASAHYANPEFAVQGLAAVGIQVFALVEPLQPPELGRLMWNLRRVHGHVYEPVSFAAVKKALAWLRNGGVVAILIDRDIQNRGIDLELCGAQARFPTGAIDLALRTNAVVLPGWVKRTGGFKVHAKIGPPLEMVRTGNNEHDLRVNSAALLKLFEAHLRNDPGQWSVLDRIWRDDVAEAERTSPDEQASEPQAVQ, encoded by the coding sequence GTGGCGTTGATCCCGCGCCCGCGGCTCTGGAAGTACTACCTGATGGTCGCCGTGATCCAGACGATCGGCCGGCTGCCGCTCGGCTGGCGTTACGGCATCGCCCGCTTCGTGAGCGACCGGCTGTACAACCGCCGCCGGTCGATCCGCGAAAACACGCGCAGCAACGTGCGACATGTGCTCGGGCCGGATGCAACCGAAGACGAGGTGAATCGCATCGCGCGGCAGTGCACGCGTAACGCCGGGCGCTATTACGCCGACGTCATCGGGATGCATCGGATGGACGTGCGGCGTTTTTACGAGAACGACCTTGTCCTGGAGGGCGTCGACTACGTGCGGGAGGCGCAGGCGGCGGGACGGGGCGTGGTGCTGGCATCGGCGCACTACGCGAACCCGGAGTTCGCGGTGCAGGGGCTGGCGGCAGTCGGCATCCAAGTATTCGCGCTCGTCGAGCCGCTGCAGCCGCCGGAACTCGGGCGGCTGATGTGGAACCTGCGCCGCGTCCACGGGCACGTCTACGAGCCGGTGAGCTTCGCGGCGGTGAAGAAGGCGCTGGCGTGGCTGCGCAACGGCGGCGTCGTGGCGATCCTGATCGACCGCGATATCCAGAACCGCGGCATCGACCTGGAGCTGTGCGGGGCGCAGGCTCGCTTTCCGACGGGCGCGATCGACCTGGCGCTGCGCACGAACGCCGTGGTCTTGCCCGGTTGGGTGAAGCGCACGGGCGGCTTCAAGGTACACGCGAAGATCGGACCGCCGCTGGAGATGGTGCGCACCGGCAACAACGAGCACGATCTGCGGGTCAACAGCGCGGCGCTGCTGAAGCTGTTCGAGGCGCACCTGCGCAACGATCCGGGGCAGTGGAGCGTGCTCGACCGCATCTGGCGGGATGACGTCGCGGAGGCGGAACGCACATCCCCCGACGAACAGGCGTCCGAACCGCAGGCAGTACAATGA
- a CDS encoding PHP-associated domain-containing protein encodes MGKADLHIHTRYGDGMATVPDLLEYVEQTTDLDVIAVTEHDTLRAADEARELHARRDYRFALVMGEEVTTLDGHLLALFIEEPVPSFRRMEPTLEAIHRQGGLAIVPHPLSWLTRSVHARVLDRVALTPNGGIHFDGIEEYNLSPAGRVTSARARRLNRERYHLAALGCSDAHFLASVGSAYTRFEGTTAGELRRAIDAKTTEGAAGRAPRMNELGYRNIAVQSWRGMMATPRNMGWAPTIRSFITSRGRYRHPPETPREDVAP; translated from the coding sequence GTGGGTAAGGCCGATCTGCACATCCACACGCGCTACGGCGACGGCATGGCGACCGTGCCCGACCTGCTCGAGTACGTCGAGCAGACGACGGACCTTGATGTCATCGCCGTGACCGAGCACGACACGCTGCGCGCCGCCGATGAGGCGCGCGAACTGCACGCGCGACGTGATTATCGCTTCGCGCTCGTCATGGGTGAAGAAGTGACGACGCTCGACGGCCACCTACTGGCGCTGTTCATCGAAGAGCCCGTGCCGTCGTTCCGGCGCATGGAACCGACGCTCGAGGCGATCCACCGCCAGGGCGGGCTCGCGATCGTGCCCCATCCGCTGTCGTGGCTGACGCGCAGCGTGCACGCGCGGGTGCTCGATCGCGTGGCGCTGACGCCGAATGGCGGCATCCACTTCGACGGCATCGAGGAGTACAACCTGAGCCCCGCGGGACGCGTCACGTCGGCACGCGCGCGAAGGCTGAACCGCGAACGTTATCACCTGGCGGCGCTGGGCTGCAGCGATGCGCACTTCCTGGCATCGGTCGGCAGCGCGTACACACGCTTTGAAGGCACGACGGCCGGCGAACTGCGCCGCGCGATCGACGCGAAGACGACGGAAGGCGCCGCGGGGCGCGCGCCACGTATGAACGAACTGGGCTACCGGAACATCGCCGTGCAGTCGTGGCGCGGGATGATGGCGACGCCGCGCAACATGGGCTGGGCGCCGACGATCCGCAGCTTCATCACGAGCCGTGGACGCTACCGTCACCCGCCGGAGACACCGCGCGAGGACGTGGCGCCATGA
- a CDS encoding glycosyltransferase family 4 protein produces MKIALVSPYDWSVSGGVNNHIRHLAEQFVERGHEPHIVAAGSKKAQSDICPITTIGRAIPLRVSGSVARITLSLRVAGHVRRFLDEHEFDIIHVHEPFMPQLPVQFLRYSTSVNVGTWHAARDSNFVYLYGRRLIKRWAANLDGKIAVSTAAVKHIEKYFPGYYNIIPNGVDVEHFARDADAMPEFSDGKLNVLFVGRPEKRKGLKHLIRAFVGVQRAIPGTRLIVVGAGDFGRYESAVRRAKLQNVRFRENVPFDELPRYHHSAHVFCAPNTGFESQGIVLLEAMAAGLPIVASNIDGFAGVLTHGVEGLLVRPEDAAALSGAIVGLLRDPERRDAMAERGREHAQHFAWERVSQRVLSYYERLIYERQIVDREAAAADGDALPAERSVLGV; encoded by the coding sequence ATGAAGATCGCGCTCGTGTCGCCGTACGACTGGAGCGTAAGCGGCGGCGTCAACAACCACATCCGCCATCTCGCGGAGCAGTTCGTCGAACGCGGGCATGAACCGCACATCGTCGCGGCGGGATCAAAGAAGGCGCAGAGCGACATCTGCCCGATCACGACGATCGGACGCGCGATACCGTTGCGCGTGAGCGGCTCCGTCGCGCGGATCACGCTCTCGCTGCGCGTGGCCGGGCACGTGCGGCGCTTCCTCGACGAGCACGAGTTCGACATCATCCACGTACACGAGCCGTTCATGCCGCAATTGCCGGTCCAGTTCCTGCGCTATTCGACGAGCGTGAACGTCGGCACGTGGCACGCCGCGCGCGACTCGAACTTCGTCTACCTGTACGGACGGCGGCTGATCAAGCGCTGGGCGGCGAATCTCGACGGCAAGATCGCCGTATCCACGGCCGCCGTGAAGCACATCGAAAAGTACTTTCCGGGGTACTACAACATCATTCCGAACGGCGTCGACGTCGAGCACTTTGCGCGGGATGCGGACGCGATGCCGGAATTCAGCGACGGCAAGCTCAACGTGCTGTTCGTCGGGCGGCCGGAGAAGCGCAAGGGGTTGAAGCACCTGATCCGCGCCTTCGTCGGCGTGCAGCGCGCGATCCCCGGCACGCGGCTGATCGTCGTCGGGGCCGGCGACTTCGGACGCTACGAGAGCGCCGTGCGGCGCGCCAAACTGCAGAACGTGCGCTTTCGCGAGAACGTGCCGTTCGACGAGTTGCCGCGCTACCACCACTCGGCGCACGTCTTCTGCGCGCCGAACACGGGATTCGAAAGCCAGGGCATCGTGCTGCTGGAGGCGATGGCGGCGGGACTGCCGATCGTCGCGTCGAACATCGATGGCTTCGCCGGCGTGCTGACGCACGGCGTCGAAGGGCTGCTGGTGCGCCCCGAAGACGCGGCGGCGTTATCGGGCGCGATCGTCGGGTTGTTGCGCGACCCGGAACGGCGCGACGCGATGGCCGAGCGCGGCCGCGAGCACGCACAGCACTTCGCGTGGGAGCGCGTCAGCCAGCGGGTGCTTTCGTACTACGAACGGCTGATCTACGAGCGCCAGATCGTCGACCGCGAGGCGGCGGCTGCGGATGGCGACGCGTTGCCGGCTGAGCGGAGCGTGCTGGGGGTTTAG
- a CDS encoding aldo/keto reductase, translating into MNTRKLGTTDLSVSDICLGSMQFGWTTDETASFDVMDAFVEAGGNFIDTADIYSSWSPGNPGGVSEEIIGRWMKQRGNRDSLVIATKVRGKMWSARDGEGLGRAHITRAVADSLRRLQVDTIDLYQCHWPDDDTPIEETLTVFGELIAGGKLRYVGASNYSADQLQQALDVARAKSLPAFVSLQPHYNMVHRSEFEADLAALCERERIGVIPYSPLAAGFLTGKYRKGAGVPKSQRADRIKQRYLNDRGFAAIDALAAIAGAHATTIAAVALAWLLSKPAITAPIVGANTRAQLADLLPASDLRLSDDEVATLDGVSAEF; encoded by the coding sequence GTGAACACACGCAAGCTCGGCACCACGGACCTCAGCGTCTCCGACATCTGCCTCGGCAGCATGCAGTTCGGCTGGACTACCGACGAGACGGCGTCGTTCGACGTCATGGACGCCTTCGTCGAAGCCGGCGGCAACTTCATCGATACCGCGGACATCTACAGCAGTTGGTCGCCCGGCAACCCCGGCGGCGTCTCGGAAGAGATCATCGGCCGCTGGATGAAGCAGCGCGGCAACCGCGACTCCCTTGTCATCGCCACGAAGGTGCGCGGCAAGATGTGGTCTGCCCGCGACGGCGAAGGCCTGGGCCGCGCGCACATCACGCGCGCCGTCGCGGACAGCCTGCGACGGCTGCAGGTGGACACGATCGACCTCTACCAGTGTCATTGGCCCGACGATGACACGCCGATCGAAGAAACGCTCACCGTCTTCGGCGAACTGATCGCCGGCGGCAAGCTGCGATACGTCGGCGCGTCGAACTACAGCGCGGATCAACTGCAACAGGCGCTCGACGTCGCCCGCGCGAAGTCGCTGCCGGCGTTCGTCAGCCTGCAGCCGCACTACAACATGGTGCATCGCAGCGAGTTCGAAGCGGACCTCGCCGCACTGTGCGAGCGTGAGCGTATCGGCGTCATCCCGTACAGCCCGCTCGCCGCTGGCTTCCTCACCGGCAAGTACCGCAAGGGCGCCGGCGTCCCGAAGAGCCAGCGCGCGGACCGCATCAAGCAGCGCTACCTGAACGACAGGGGCTTCGCCGCGATCGACGCGCTCGCCGCCATCGCCGGCGCCCACGCGACGACGATCGCCGCCGTCGCGCTCGCCTGGCTGCTCTCCAAACCGGCGATCACCGCCCCGATCGTCGGCGCCAACACGCGCGCGCAACTCGCGGACCTGCTGCCGGCATCAGATCTCCGCCTGTCCGATGATGAGGTCGCCACGCTGGATGGCGTGTCGGCGGAGTTCTGA
- a CDS encoding VOC family protein — MPDAKTAVTADIVPFLRYKDARAAIDWLEKAFGLETVAVYGEQDGEIGHAQMRIGNGVIMLSTAKDDGMGMKSPRDLPGVSMGIYVIVPDADAHYERAKAAGAQILMAPVDQDYGGRDYTVRDLEGNVWSFGTYRPEA, encoded by the coding sequence ATGCCAGACGCAAAGACTGCCGTCACCGCCGATATCGTGCCGTTCCTGCGGTACAAGGACGCGCGCGCCGCCATCGATTGGCTGGAGAAGGCGTTCGGGCTCGAGACGGTAGCCGTCTACGGCGAACAGGACGGCGAGATCGGTCACGCGCAGATGCGCATCGGCAACGGCGTCATCATGCTGTCGACCGCCAAGGACGATGGCATGGGCATGAAGAGCCCGCGCGACTTGCCCGGCGTCAGCATGGGCATCTACGTGATCGTCCCTGACGCCGATGCGCACTACGAACGCGCGAAGGCGGCGGGCGCGCAGATCCTGATGGCGCCCGTCGATCAGGACTACGGCGGCCGCGATTACACCGTCCGCGACCTCGAAGGCAACGTCTGGAGCTTCGGGACGTACCGGCCGGAAGCGTGA
- a CDS encoding cyclase family protein — protein sequence MALADRTPPTPADYKDYKRRFSNWGRWGDDDQLGTLNHITPQRRIAAGALVRNGTKVSLANPLATARVAGPRRNAQPAEHRMNVGDGGCSDYIGVSYHGFVNTHIDALCHIYTEDGKLYGGRPSSDITPEGATCNSVDAWREGIVTRGVLYDVPRHRDTGYVTDDAPVHGWELEDIAREQGVTPQGGDAVLVRMGLAAFWAANPDFEPPWLAPGLHASALEFLYEHDAALLGWDLMEAPGQEAYGAPALPIHSIAIPYMGLPLLDNANFDALAEACAAAGRWEFMLTIAPLVVLGGTGSPVNPIAVM from the coding sequence TTGGCATTGGCAGACCGCACACCACCGACGCCGGCGGACTACAAGGACTACAAGCGGCGCTTCAGCAACTGGGGGCGCTGGGGCGACGACGATCAGCTCGGGACGCTGAATCACATCACGCCTCAGCGTCGTATTGCGGCGGGGGCGCTCGTGCGCAACGGCACGAAGGTCTCGCTCGCGAATCCGCTGGCAACGGCGCGCGTCGCCGGGCCGCGACGCAACGCGCAGCCCGCGGAGCATCGCATGAACGTCGGCGATGGCGGCTGCAGCGACTACATCGGCGTCTCGTATCACGGCTTCGTCAACACGCACATCGACGCGCTGTGCCACATCTATACGGAAGACGGCAAGCTGTACGGCGGCCGCCCGTCGTCGGACATCACGCCGGAAGGCGCGACGTGCAACTCGGTCGATGCGTGGCGCGAAGGCATCGTCACGCGCGGCGTGCTGTACGACGTGCCGCGGCACCGTGACACCGGCTACGTGACGGATGACGCGCCCGTACACGGCTGGGAACTCGAGGACATCGCGCGCGAGCAGGGCGTGACGCCGCAAGGCGGCGATGCGGTGCTCGTGCGCATGGGGCTGGCGGCGTTCTGGGCGGCGAACCCCGACTTCGAGCCGCCGTGGCTGGCGCCCGGGCTGCACGCATCCGCGCTCGAGTTCCTGTACGAGCACGACGCGGCGCTGCTTGGCTGGGACCTGATGGAGGCGCCGGGGCAGGAGGCGTACGGCGCGCCCGCGCTGCCGATCCATTCGATCGCGATCCCGTACATGGGGCTGCCGCTGCTCGACAACGCGAACTTCGATGCGCTTGCCGAGGCGTGCGCGGCCGCCGGACGATGGGAGTTCATGCTGACGATCGCGCCGCTGGTCGTGCTGGGCGGCACGGGGTCGCCGGTGAATCCGATCGCGGTGATGTGA